The proteins below are encoded in one region of Helianthus annuus cultivar XRQ/B chromosome 2, HanXRQr2.0-SUNRISE, whole genome shotgun sequence:
- the LOC110935795 gene encoding delta-9 acyl-lipid desaturase 1, whose product MPPTNYHNSRVTKNQTMSTVDASVIPVDRKISQPSELEKRRRGGFWLREWRLVDVVNLCWITGIHVLAAFAPFVFDWGAVMVALGLALFTGIGMTLGYHRLLTHRSFKISKGLEYFFVYCGALAGQKDPISWVSTHKSHHRYAETDRDPHSPTEGFWFSHLGWFCYHDYIVAKCGEYTNVPELKAQWFYRFLNETYFLHPTILAVLLYLYGGFSYLVWGVGVRAVIVCHMTFVVRSVGHIWGERSWNTPDTSTNNWWTGILALGEGWHNNHHAFPNSARHGLEWWQLDLTWELIRFLQLIGLATDVKLPSESEKRRMVMLGSIKTN is encoded by the exons ATGCCACCAACTAACTATCACAACTCTAGGGTAACAAAGAATCAAACCATGAGCACCGTGGATGCTAGTGTCATCCCTGTGGACCGAAAGATATCGCAGCCATCGGAGTTGGAGAAAAGGAGGAGAGGAGGGTTTTGGTTACGGGAATGGAGGTTGGTAGATGTGGTTAACCTTTGCTGGATCACTGGTATACATGTGTTGGCTGCATTTGCACCTTTTGTGTTTGATTGGGGTGCAGTGATGGTGGCGTTGGGCTTGGCTTTGTTTACCGGCATTGGTATGACCCTAGGTTATCATAGACTTCTTACTCATCGGAGTTTCAAGATCTCTAAAGGGCTCGAGTATTTCTTCGTTTATTGTGGTGCTCTCGCTGGCCAG AAAGATCCTATATCTTGGGTTAGCACACACAAGAGTCACCACAGGTATGCAGAGACAGATAGGGACCCTCACTCTCCAACAGAAGGTTTCTGGTTTAGTCATTTAGGTTGGTTCTGTTACCATGACTACATTGTGGCCAAG TGTGGAGAATACACTAATGTACCGGAGCTAAAGGCACAGTGGTTCTATAGGTTTCTTAATGAAACTTACTTCTTGCATCCAACTATACTTGCAGTGCTACTATATCTCTATGGAGGTTTTTCCTACTTGGTATGGGGAGTG GGTGTACGAGCTGTTATAGTTTGCCACATGACGTTTGTTGTACGCTCGGTCGGTCATATATGGGGCGAGAGGTCCTGGAACACCCCTGATACATCCACCAATAACTG GTGGACGGGTATTTTGGCTCTTGGAGAAGGGTGGCATAATAATCACCATGCTTTCCCAAATTCGGCCCGACATGGATTGGAATGGTGGCAGTTGGATTTGACATGGGAGTTGATTAGGTTTCTCCAGCTAATTGGATTAGCAACGGACGTTAAGTTGCCTTCTGAGTCAGAGAAAAGAAGAATGGTAATGTTGGGCTCCATCAAAACTAACTAA